The following proteins are co-located in the Anoplopoma fimbria isolate UVic2021 breed Golden Eagle Sablefish chromosome 18, Afim_UVic_2022, whole genome shotgun sequence genome:
- the rpl7l1 gene encoding 60S ribosomal protein L7-like 1 isoform X2 encodes MAEAESKKVIKLVPEYLLKKRKAYQAIKATQAKIALLEKRKVSKGKPLKFKRLEDFLKDSHRRHRDDTRIQRSEVRPPAPLPPAKSKLAFAVRIREIKGVSPKVMKVVHMLRLRKIFSGAFVKINKTSIAMMKILEPYVAWGFPNLKSVRELILKRGQTKVGRRRVPLTDNNFIEQHMGKHGIICLEDLIHEIYSVGRGFRAANNFLQPFRLSVARHAARDKAGLLKDLGNPGFRNTDINSIIRLLN; translated from the exons ATGGCCGAAGCTGA GTCGAAGAAAGTGATCAAGCTGGTTCCCGAGTATCTcctgaagaagaggaaagcCTACCAAGCCATCAAAGCCACTCAAGCCAAGATCGCGTTGCTTGAGAAGAGAAAG GTATCTAAAGGCAAACCGTTGAAGTTCAAGCGCTTGGAAGACTTCTTGAAAGACAGCCACAGGAGACACCGTGATGACACCCGCatccagaggtcagaggtcaggccGCCAGCCCCTCTGCCTCCAGCCAAGAGCAAGCTGGCCTTCGCTGTCCGCATCAGAGA GATCAAAGGCGTCAGCCCCAAAGTGATGAAGGTGGTCCATATGCTGAGGCTGAGGAAGATCTTCAGCGGGGCCTTCGTCAAAATCAACAAGACCTCCATAGCCATGATGAAGATATTGGAGCCGTACGTGGCCTGGGG ATTCCCCAACTTGAAGTCCGTCCGCGAGCTCATTCTGAAGAGAGGACAGACCAAGGTCGGCAGGAGGAGAGTCCCCCTCACGGACAACAACTTCATCGAGCAGCACATGG GTAAACACGGCATCATCTGCCTGGAGGACCTCATACACGAGATCTACTCGGTCGGCAGGGGCTTCCGGGCCGCCAACAACTTCCTGCAGCCCTTCAGGCTGTCGGTGGCTCGCCACGCCGCCAGGGACAAGGCCGGGCTCCTGAAGGACCTGGGGAACCCCGGGTTTCGCAACACGGACATTAACTCCATCATCCGGCTGCTGAACTGA
- the rpl7l1 gene encoding 60S ribosomal protein L7-like 1 isoform X1, which yields MFLGSLAVHMGLRSKKVIKLVPEYLLKKRKAYQAIKATQAKIALLEKRKVSKGKPLKFKRLEDFLKDSHRRHRDDTRIQRSEVRPPAPLPPAKSKLAFAVRIREIKGVSPKVMKVVHMLRLRKIFSGAFVKINKTSIAMMKILEPYVAWGFPNLKSVRELILKRGQTKVGRRRVPLTDNNFIEQHMGKHGIICLEDLIHEIYSVGRGFRAANNFLQPFRLSVARHAARDKAGLLKDLGNPGFRNTDINSIIRLLN from the exons ATGTTTCTAGGGAGCCTGGCTGTTCACATGGGTTTGAG GTCGAAGAAAGTGATCAAGCTGGTTCCCGAGTATCTcctgaagaagaggaaagcCTACCAAGCCATCAAAGCCACTCAAGCCAAGATCGCGTTGCTTGAGAAGAGAAAG GTATCTAAAGGCAAACCGTTGAAGTTCAAGCGCTTGGAAGACTTCTTGAAAGACAGCCACAGGAGACACCGTGATGACACCCGCatccagaggtcagaggtcaggccGCCAGCCCCTCTGCCTCCAGCCAAGAGCAAGCTGGCCTTCGCTGTCCGCATCAGAGA GATCAAAGGCGTCAGCCCCAAAGTGATGAAGGTGGTCCATATGCTGAGGCTGAGGAAGATCTTCAGCGGGGCCTTCGTCAAAATCAACAAGACCTCCATAGCCATGATGAAGATATTGGAGCCGTACGTGGCCTGGGG ATTCCCCAACTTGAAGTCCGTCCGCGAGCTCATTCTGAAGAGAGGACAGACCAAGGTCGGCAGGAGGAGAGTCCCCCTCACGGACAACAACTTCATCGAGCAGCACATGG GTAAACACGGCATCATCTGCCTGGAGGACCTCATACACGAGATCTACTCGGTCGGCAGGGGCTTCCGGGCCGCCAACAACTTCCTGCAGCCCTTCAGGCTGTCGGTGGCTCGCCACGCCGCCAGGGACAAGGCCGGGCTCCTGAAGGACCTGGGGAACCCCGGGTTTCGCAACACGGACATTAACTCCATCATCCGGCTGCTGAACTGA